One window from the genome of Desulforamulus ruminis DSM 2154 encodes:
- the guaA gene encoding glutamine-hydrolyzing GMP synthase: MSLAEQELILVLDFGGQYTQLIARRIRDLNVYCEIEPHNSSIEKIKSKNPKGIVFSGGPSSVYGENAPTVDPAVYDLGIPVLGICYGMQLMTQQLQGKVVSAEQREYGRTRLRVTDCENLLKGLGPDEECWMSHGDRVEAVPPGFKVIASTELAPVAAMANEERKLFAVQFHPEVVHTPKGTEVLKSFLTDICGCSGSWNMGSFLEESVKDIRQRVGNRQVLCALSGGVDSSVAAVLVHRAVADNLTCVFVDHGLLRKDEARQVVDTFQNQFNIKLIHVDASERFLGKLKGVTDPEEKRKIIGNEFIRVFEEEAGKLGEIDFLVQGTLYPDVVESGTATAAVIKSHHNVGGLPEDMHFELVEPLRWLFKDEVRRLGEELGLPSDIVWRQPFPGPGLAVRILGEITREKLDILREADFVVTDEIKKAGLDREIWQYFAVLPSMRSVGVMGDGRTYAYAVVVRAVHSHDGMTADWYRIPYEVLAKISSRMVNEVNEVNRVVYDITSKPPGTIEWE, encoded by the coding sequence ATGTCTTTGGCTGAACAGGAACTGATCCTGGTCTTGGATTTTGGGGGCCAGTATACCCAACTAATTGCCCGGCGTATCCGGGATTTAAATGTTTATTGCGAAATCGAGCCTCATAATAGTTCCATCGAAAAGATAAAATCCAAAAATCCCAAAGGGATTGTTTTTTCCGGGGGGCCCTCCAGTGTTTACGGAGAAAATGCTCCCACCGTGGATCCCGCTGTTTATGATTTGGGAATCCCGGTACTGGGAATTTGTTATGGAATGCAGTTGATGACCCAACAGTTGCAGGGTAAAGTGGTTTCCGCCGAACAGCGGGAATATGGCCGGACCCGTCTCCGGGTTACGGATTGTGAGAACCTGCTAAAGGGGCTGGGTCCGGATGAAGAATGCTGGATGAGTCACGGGGACCGGGTAGAGGCGGTGCCTCCGGGCTTTAAGGTCATCGCCAGCACCGAACTGGCTCCGGTGGCAGCCATGGCCAATGAAGAACGGAAGCTCTTTGCCGTCCAGTTCCATCCGGAAGTGGTTCATACACCCAAGGGAACCGAGGTCCTCAAAAGCTTCCTGACGGATATCTGCGGCTGTTCCGGAAGCTGGAATATGGGTTCTTTCCTGGAAGAGTCCGTTAAGGACATCCGGCAGCGGGTAGGCAACCGTCAGGTTCTTTGCGCCTTAAGCGGCGGGGTTGATTCTTCCGTAGCTGCAGTGTTGGTCCACCGGGCGGTGGCGGACAATTTGACCTGCGTTTTCGTGGATCATGGTTTATTACGTAAAGACGAAGCCCGGCAGGTGGTGGATACTTTTCAGAACCAGTTTAACATCAAGCTGATTCATGTGGATGCATCGGAACGCTTTCTTGGTAAACTAAAAGGTGTAACGGACCCGGAGGAAAAAAGAAAAATCATCGGTAACGAATTTATTCGTGTTTTTGAAGAGGAAGCCGGAAAGCTGGGAGAAATTGATTTCCTGGTTCAGGGCACCCTTTACCCGGATGTTGTGGAAAGCGGCACGGCTACGGCCGCTGTGATTAAGTCCCATCATAATGTGGGGGGGCTGCCCGAGGACATGCATTTTGAACTGGTGGAACCCCTGCGCTGGTTGTTTAAAGACGAAGTCCGCCGGTTGGGTGAGGAATTGGGCCTGCCTTCGGATATTGTTTGGCGGCAGCCTTTCCCCGGGCCCGGTCTGGCTGTAAGAATTTTAGGGGAAATTACCCGGGAGAAGCTGGACATATTAAGGGAAGCGGATTTTGTTGTAACCGATGAAATCAAAAAAGCCGGACTAGACAGGGAAATCTGGCAGTATTTTGCGGTTTTGCCCAGCATGCGCAGTGTGGGAGTCATGGGCGACGGCCGTACCTACGCCTATGCGGTGGTGGTGCGGGCGGTGCACAGCCACGACGGCATGACGGCGGACTGGTATCGCATTCCCTATGAGGTGCTGGCCAAGATTTCCTCCCGTATGGTGAACGAAGTGAACGAGGTAAATCGTGTGGTCTACGACATCACCTCCAAGCCTCCTGGGACCATTGAGTGGGAATAA
- a CDS encoding NCS2 family permease — protein MLEQFFKLRENNTTVRTEIIAGLTTFMTMAYILFLNPNILSATGMDKNAVFFATAAAAGLVTIAMGLFVNFPIALAPGMGLNAFFAAIAVQGVGMPWEVALGAVFISGIIFLILTVTQVRQLLVVAVPNSLKRAITVGIGLFITIIGLKLSEITIIKVGPVLPPTLEALQESGGIATLKSFEWNSFLGSFQNPGALLALIGLAITAILMANRVKGSLLIGILASTLIGIPMGVTVIPENFTPFALPDFSNLYVGKLDIAGALEMGIWTVVFTFTFVELFDTFGTLMGTADKAGLLDKEGRSPKIGKAMLVDALGVSFGAFMGTSTVTAYVESTAGIGEGGRTGLTAVTTGVLFLLALVLAPLATLIPSPATAPALIIVGVLMVSAVREIDFNDFTEGFPAFITFALMPFTYSIANGIAAGIVFYTALKVLSGRAKEVHWMMYILFLLVVIRFIFLAGE, from the coding sequence GTGCTGGAACAGTTTTTTAAGCTGAGGGAGAACAACACTACCGTAAGGACAGAGATCATTGCCGGTCTTACAACTTTTATGACCATGGCCTACATACTCTTCCTTAACCCCAACATTTTATCGGCGACCGGCATGGACAAGAACGCGGTTTTCTTTGCCACAGCGGCAGCCGCCGGGCTGGTGACCATTGCTATGGGTTTGTTTGTGAACTTTCCCATTGCCCTTGCTCCCGGTATGGGACTGAACGCTTTTTTTGCCGCCATTGCCGTGCAGGGCGTGGGAATGCCCTGGGAAGTGGCTTTGGGCGCAGTATTTATTTCCGGTATTATTTTTCTTATTCTGACTGTAACTCAGGTTCGTCAACTGCTGGTTGTGGCCGTGCCCAATTCTCTGAAGCGGGCCATTACCGTGGGGATTGGCCTGTTTATCACCATTATCGGGCTGAAGCTTTCTGAAATTACTATTATAAAGGTGGGACCGGTGCTTCCTCCTACACTGGAGGCATTGCAAGAATCTGGCGGCATCGCCACCCTGAAGAGCTTTGAATGGAACTCCTTTTTGGGTTCCTTCCAGAATCCCGGAGCTTTATTAGCCCTCATTGGCCTGGCCATTACGGCCATTTTGATGGCCAACCGGGTTAAAGGCTCTCTGTTGATTGGTATCCTGGCCTCTACCCTAATTGGCATTCCCATGGGGGTTACTGTGATACCCGAAAACTTTACCCCCTTTGCCCTGCCGGATTTCAGCAATTTATATGTAGGCAAGCTGGATATTGCCGGTGCTCTGGAAATGGGGATCTGGACCGTAGTCTTTACCTTTACTTTTGTGGAATTATTTGATACCTTTGGCACCTTGATGGGAACAGCCGACAAAGCCGGCCTGCTGGATAAAGAAGGCCGGTCGCCCAAGATCGGCAAGGCCATGCTGGTGGACGCCCTGGGGGTTTCCTTTGGGGCCTTTATGGGCACCAGCACGGTAACGGCCTATGTGGAAAGTACCGCCGGTATCGGCGAAGGGGGACGTACCGGTTTAACCGCCGTAACCACCGGGGTGTTATTTTTACTGGCTCTGGTTCTGGCGCCCCTGGCAACGCTGATTCCCAGCCCGGCTACCGCTCCGGCTTTAATCATTGTCGGCGTATTGATGGTTTCTGCGGTCCGGGAAATCGATTTTAACGACTTTACCGAAGGCTTTCCCGCCTTTATCACCTTTGCTTTAATGCCCTTTACCTACAGCATTGCCAACGGTATTGCCGCCGGTATTGTATTTTATACCGCATTAAAGGTTTTATCCGGCCGGGCCAAAGAGGTTCACTGGATGATGTACATCCTGTTCCTGCTGGTGGTTATTCGCTTTATTTTCCTGGCTGGTGAATAG
- the hpt gene encoding hypoxanthine phosphoribosyltransferase has product MHPHMKEILLDEQQIKERVLQLGQQITRDYQGQNILMVGILKGAMIFLADLVRNIDVPTSFDFMAVSSYGAGAVSSGAVRILKDLDKSIDGRHVIIVEDIVDTGLTLQYLVENMKARGPASLKICTLLDKPSRRKVDVPVDYNGFSIPDEFVVGYGLDYNERYRNLPYIAVLKPEIYRS; this is encoded by the coding sequence ATGCATCCCCATATGAAAGAAATCTTACTGGACGAGCAACAAATTAAAGAGCGGGTCCTTCAATTAGGGCAGCAGATTACCCGGGATTACCAGGGACAGAATATTTTAATGGTAGGGATTCTGAAGGGCGCAATGATCTTTTTAGCCGATCTGGTTCGCAACATTGATGTTCCGACCTCCTTTGATTTTATGGCAGTTTCCAGCTACGGAGCCGGGGCGGTGTCATCAGGAGCCGTTCGTATTTTAAAGGACCTTGACAAAAGCATCGACGGCAGGCACGTGATTATTGTTGAAGACATCGTGGATACCGGTTTGACGCTGCAATACCTGGTGGAGAACATGAAGGCCCGGGGCCCGGCCAGCCTAAAAATATGTACACTCCTTGATAAGCCAAGCCGCCGCAAGGTGGACGTTCCCGTTGATTACAACGGTTTTAGCATTCCCGATGAATTTGTGGTGGGTTACGGACTGGATTACAATGAGCGTTACCGTAATCTTCCCTATATTGCCGTGTTGAAACCAGAGATATACCGGAGTTAA
- a CDS encoding LysM peptidoglycan-binding domain-containing protein: MRKISVEGKTVKELEKYLIAGKINGNKDFKDLFSQWRFWLLVLLLGVIIYLVYAHWNVRQESKILYSELSQLKVENTTLKERIAAAEMARAGEQASPQAPQTDPSPYIYHTIQKGDSFAVISNRYYRTEVFASDLAKFNGIPKQTRLQVGQIIRVPKEPDPAWKK; the protein is encoded by the coding sequence ATGCGCAAAATTAGTGTGGAAGGTAAAACCGTTAAAGAACTGGAAAAATATTTGATTGCCGGCAAAATCAATGGCAATAAAGATTTTAAGGACTTGTTTTCTCAGTGGAGGTTTTGGTTATTAGTCCTTTTGCTGGGGGTAATTATATATCTGGTCTATGCCCACTGGAATGTCCGGCAGGAATCAAAAATTCTGTACTCTGAACTCAGTCAACTTAAAGTAGAAAATACCACTCTTAAAGAAAGAATTGCCGCTGCAGAAATGGCTAGGGCCGGGGAACAAGCATCGCCACAGGCTCCGCAGACAGATCCCAGCCCATACATTTACCATACTATTCAAAAGGGGGACTCCTTTGCCGTAATATCCAACCGTTATTATCGAACCGAGGTTTTTGCTTCGGATTTAGCCAAATTTAACGGGATTCCCAAACAAACTCGGCTTCAGGTGGGTCAAATTATTCGAGTGCCTAAGGAGCCCGATCCGGCTTGGAAAAAATAA